From Flavobacterium alkalisoli, the proteins below share one genomic window:
- a CDS encoding TIGR01777 family oxidoreductase: protein MKKMVIAAGTGFLGSILIGYFKDKAEEIVILTRGKSGTKNNIKYVNWDAKSFSGWEHELENSDILINLAGKSVNCRYNERNKNEIMASRINSTAILNKAVLQCKTPPKHWLNSSTATIYKGSYHKQMDEVNGDKGFDFSMKVARAWEKVFFKTETPQTLKTALRTSIVLGKKGGAYPMLRKLAKIGMGGKQGNGRQYVSWIHQHDFARAVEFVIKTQTEGVVNVVSPTPVRNTNFMAAIVKRVKAPFAIPISKLMLDLGAKIIGTETELVLKSRNVIPKRLQENGFTFKYPNLDEALQNL, encoded by the coding sequence ATGAAAAAGATGGTTATTGCTGCCGGGACAGGCTTTCTCGGCAGCATCCTTATCGGATACTTTAAAGATAAGGCCGAAGAAATTGTGATTCTTACCCGAGGTAAATCGGGCACAAAAAACAACATCAAATATGTAAACTGGGACGCTAAGAGTTTTAGCGGATGGGAACATGAACTTGAAAATAGTGATATACTTATTAATCTTGCAGGCAAATCTGTAAACTGCAGGTACAACGAGCGGAACAAAAATGAAATAATGGCTTCCAGAATCAACAGCACTGCTATATTGAACAAAGCCGTTTTACAATGTAAAACCCCTCCAAAGCACTGGCTTAACTCATCAACTGCTACAATCTATAAGGGATCATACCACAAACAGATGGATGAGGTTAACGGCGACAAGGGTTTTGACTTCTCTATGAAAGTGGCCCGCGCCTGGGAAAAGGTTTTCTTTAAGACAGAAACTCCCCAAACCTTAAAAACAGCCTTACGCACTTCAATAGTATTAGGCAAAAAAGGAGGTGCTTACCCTATGCTAAGGAAATTAGCAAAAATAGGAATGGGCGGTAAACAAGGCAACGGCAGACAATATGTAAGCTGGATACATCAACATGATTTTGCGCGTGCAGTAGAATTTGTAATCAAAACTCAAACAGAAGGCGTTGTAAATGTGGTTAGTCCAACCCCTGTTCGCAACACTAATTTTATGGCAGCTATAGTAAAGCGAGTAAAAGCACCTTTTGCTATTCCTATTAGCAAACTCATGTTAGACCTGGGTGCAAAGATAATAGGCACAGAGACCGAACTGGTTTTAAAAAGCAGGAACGTAATACCTAAACGCTTACAGGAAAACGGGTTTACTTTTAAATACCCCAATTTAGACGAGGCATTACAAAACTTATAG
- a CDS encoding M3 family metallopeptidase yields the protein MNLLTQKFNTKHDTAPFNGIKTEDFLPAFKEGIAEAKKEIDAIVNNPEAPGFSNTIEALSFSGNMLERTSSIFFNLHSAETNDEIQKTAMEVSPMLSEFSNDIRLNKELFARVKAVYDSKDSLDLTTEQATLLDKKYKSFARNGANLPEDKKTRLREIDKELSQLSLRFGENVLAETNAFTLHITDEKDLSGLPEGAIEAAREIAMGMEKEGWVFTLDFPSYMPFMTYADNRDLRKKMALAFGAKGFQKNEFDNQEIVLQIVKLRHERANLLGYKSHADFVLEERMAESPEKVRSFLNDLLVKAKPAAQKEFAELSAFAKEIDGLDHLEKWDGAYYAEKLKQKLFNLDDEKLKPYFELDKVLKGAFNIAGKLYGISFTEVQDIDKYHKDVRTYEVKDENGDLTAIFYTDFFPRKGKRNGAWMTSFKSQYIKDGINERPHVSIVCNFTKPTETKPSLLTFNEVTTLFHEFGHALHGMLANTTYPNLSGTSVYWDFVELPSQIMENWCYEPEALELFAHHYKTGEVIPMEYIEKIKESATFQEGMATLRQLSFGLLDMGWHAQDPAAIGDVKSFEIEQFSPTQLYPDVQENAMSTAFSHIFQGGYSSGYYSYKWAEVLDADAFEYFQEKGIFDRETASKFKDNILSKGGTEHPMLLYKRFRGQEPKPEALLKRAGLLA from the coding sequence ATGAATTTACTTACTCAAAAATTTAATACAAAACACGATACAGCCCCTTTTAACGGAATTAAGACCGAAGATTTTCTTCCTGCTTTTAAAGAAGGGATTGCTGAAGCAAAAAAAGAAATTGATGCTATTGTTAACAACCCTGAAGCACCAGGTTTTTCAAACACTATAGAAGCTTTGTCTTTTAGTGGCAACATGCTGGAAAGAACTTCTTCCATATTCTTTAACCTCCACTCTGCCGAAACCAATGACGAGATACAGAAAACGGCCATGGAGGTTTCGCCTATGTTATCAGAATTCAGCAATGACATCCGTTTAAACAAAGAACTGTTTGCAAGGGTAAAAGCAGTATACGACAGTAAAGACAGCCTTGACCTTACTACAGAACAGGCTACCCTATTAGATAAAAAATATAAAAGTTTTGCGCGTAACGGTGCTAACCTGCCGGAAGACAAAAAAACAAGGCTTCGCGAAATAGACAAAGAACTTTCACAACTTAGCCTTAGGTTTGGAGAAAACGTATTGGCAGAAACCAATGCCTTTACATTACATATTACAGATGAGAAAGATCTTTCCGGTTTACCGGAAGGTGCCATAGAAGCAGCCCGAGAAATAGCTATGGGCATGGAAAAAGAAGGATGGGTATTTACTCTTGACTTCCCTAGCTACATGCCGTTTATGACTTATGCAGATAACAGGGATCTGCGCAAAAAAATGGCATTGGCCTTTGGCGCAAAAGGTTTTCAGAAGAATGAATTTGACAATCAGGAAATAGTATTACAAATAGTAAAACTTCGCCATGAGCGCGCCAACCTTCTAGGTTATAAATCGCATGCCGATTTTGTACTTGAAGAGCGTATGGCTGAGAGTCCGGAGAAAGTTCGTTCATTCCTAAACGACCTGTTGGTAAAAGCAAAACCGGCAGCACAAAAAGAATTTGCCGAGCTTAGTGCTTTTGCCAAAGAAATTGACGGACTGGATCATCTTGAAAAATGGGATGGCGCATACTATGCCGAAAAGCTAAAACAAAAGCTTTTTAACCTTGATGATGAAAAACTGAAACCTTATTTTGAACTGGACAAAGTTCTTAAAGGGGCATTTAATATTGCAGGTAAACTATACGGCATTTCGTTTACTGAAGTTCAGGATATAGACAAATACCACAAGGATGTAAGGACTTATGAAGTGAAGGATGAAAACGGTGATCTAACAGCTATTTTCTATACCGACTTCTTCCCGAGAAAAGGCAAACGTAACGGTGCCTGGATGACATCGTTCAAATCGCAATATATTAAAGACGGTATTAATGAAAGACCGCACGTTTCTATAGTTTGTAATTTCACCAAACCTACCGAAACAAAACCGTCACTTCTTACCTTTAACGAGGTAACTACACTTTTCCATGAGTTTGGACATGCACTTCACGGTATGCTGGCAAACACTACCTACCCTAATCTATCGGGCACAAGCGTATATTGGGATTTTGTGGAGCTACCAAGCCAGATAATGGAAAACTGGTGTTATGAGCCAGAAGCATTAGAGCTTTTTGCTCACCACTATAAAACGGGAGAAGTTATCCCTATGGAGTACATAGAAAAAATTAAAGAGAGTGCTACCTTCCAGGAAGGTATGGCAACCCTTCGTCAGTTGAGCTTCGGTTTACTAGACATGGGTTGGCATGCACAGGATCCGGCTGCCATAGGCGATGTTAAGAGTTTTGAGATTGAGCAGTTCTCTCCTACTCAGCTATATCCCGACGTACAGGAAAATGCCATGAGTACAGCCTTTTCACATATTTTCCAGGGAGGCTATTCTTCAGGTTATTATAGTTACAAATGGGCTGAGGTACTGGATGCCGACGCTTTTGAATACTTTCAGGAGAAAGGTATTTTTGACAGGGAAACCGCCAGTAAATTTAAAGACAACATCCTTTCTAAAGGAGGTACAGAGCACCCAATGCTTCTTTATAAACGTTTCCGTGGGCAGGAACCTAAACCCGAAGCTTTATTAAAAAGAGCCGGATTGCTTGCTTAG
- the gcvP gene encoding aminomethyl-transferring glycine dehydrogenase — translation MRTDAFALRHIGPRENDLQHMFKTIGVESIDQLIYETLPDDIRLKAPLNLDPAMTEYEYLNHIHQLGAKNKIFRSYIGLGYHPAIVPAPIQRNIFENPGWYTAYTPYQAEIAQGRLEALLNYQTTVIELTGMEIANASLLDEGTSAAEAMALLFDVRTRDQKKNNVNKFFVSEEILPQTLSVLQTRSTPIGVELVIGNHEEFDFSDEFFGAILQYPGKFGQVYDYAGFIAKAKEKEIKTAVAADILSLVKLTSPGEMGADVVVGTTQRFGIPMGYGGPHAAYFATKEEYKRSMPGRIIGVTVDTNGNRALRMALQTREQHIKREKATSNICTAQVLLAVMAGMYAVYHGPKGLQYIADKVHASAVTTAEALNKIGVYQTNTSFFDTITVKADAAKVKAAAENKEINFYYVDNDTVSIAFNETTSIKDINDIVAVFAEATGKTAEAVTALAQTENIPSSLIRTSEFLKHDVFNKYHSETALMRYIKKLERKDLSLNHSMISLGSCTMKLNAAAEMLPLSYPRWNNIHPFAPLEQAQGYQIMLKKLEEQLNVITGFAGTTLQPNSGAQGEYAGLMVIRAYHQSRGDSHRDIALIPASAHGTNPATATMAGMKVVVTKTTEDGNIDVEDLRAKAEQHKDNLACLMVTYPSTHGVYEASIKEVTKIIHDNGGQVYMDGANMNAQVGLTNPATIGADVCHLNLHKTFAIPHGGGGPGVGPICVAAHLVPFLPTNPVVATGGNTPITAISAAPWGSALVCLISYGYITMLGEEGLTSSTHHAILNANYIKERLKGHYQTLYTGEMGRAAHEMIIECRPFKQNGIEVTDIAKRLMDYGFHAPTVSFPVAGTLMIEPTESENLEELDRFCDAMIAIRQEIEEASADDKNNVLKNSPHTLAMLTSDSWDLPYTREKAAFPLEYLTENKFWPSVRRVDDAYGDRNLVCSCAPIEAYMEENN, via the coding sequence ATGAGAACAGATGCTTTTGCTTTAAGACACATTGGCCCAAGGGAGAATGATCTGCAGCACATGTTTAAGACCATTGGTGTCGAATCCATAGACCAGTTGATCTATGAAACTTTACCGGATGATATCCGCTTAAAGGCTCCATTAAACCTGGACCCTGCAATGACGGAATATGAGTATCTAAACCACATACATCAGTTAGGAGCAAAAAATAAAATATTCAGGTCATATATCGGTTTGGGTTACCACCCTGCTATTGTACCGGCTCCTATACAAAGAAACATCTTCGAGAACCCGGGATGGTATACTGCCTATACTCCTTATCAGGCAGAGATTGCTCAGGGACGTCTTGAAGCTTTATTAAATTACCAAACCACTGTAATTGAACTTACAGGTATGGAAATTGCCAATGCTTCCCTTCTTGATGAAGGAACATCAGCAGCAGAAGCTATGGCTCTTTTATTTGATGTTCGCACACGTGATCAAAAGAAAAACAACGTAAACAAGTTCTTTGTTTCCGAAGAAATACTACCTCAAACTTTATCAGTACTTCAAACACGTTCTACCCCAATAGGTGTTGAGCTAGTAATAGGTAACCACGAAGAGTTTGATTTCTCTGATGAGTTTTTTGGCGCTATCCTACAGTACCCTGGTAAATTCGGTCAGGTTTACGACTATGCAGGATTTATTGCTAAAGCAAAAGAAAAAGAAATTAAGACAGCTGTAGCTGCAGATATATTAAGCTTAGTGAAACTTACTTCACCGGGTGAAATGGGTGCTGATGTTGTAGTAGGTACTACTCAGCGTTTTGGTATCCCAATGGGTTACGGTGGTCCTCACGCTGCTTACTTTGCTACTAAAGAAGAATACAAAAGAAGTATGCCGGGAAGGATTATTGGTGTAACTGTTGATACTAACGGTAACCGTGCCCTTCGTATGGCGCTACAAACAAGAGAGCAGCACATTAAACGTGAAAAAGCTACTTCAAACATTTGTACAGCTCAGGTACTTCTTGCTGTTATGGCAGGTATGTATGCAGTATACCACGGTCCTAAAGGACTTCAGTACATTGCAGACAAAGTACACGCAAGCGCTGTTACAACTGCAGAGGCTCTTAACAAAATTGGTGTTTACCAAACAAACACTTCATTCTTTGATACTATTACAGTTAAAGCTGATGCTGCTAAAGTTAAGGCTGCTGCCGAAAACAAAGAGATTAACTTCTACTATGTAGATAACGATACGGTTTCTATTGCATTTAACGAAACCACTTCTATAAAAGACATTAATGATATTGTTGCTGTATTTGCTGAGGCTACAGGAAAAACTGCTGAAGCTGTTACTGCTCTTGCACAAACAGAGAACATTCCTTCTTCTTTGATAAGAACAAGTGAGTTCCTTAAGCACGATGTATTCAACAAATACCACAGCGAAACTGCATTAATGCGTTACATCAAGAAACTGGAGCGTAAAGACCTTTCTCTTAACCACTCTATGATTTCTTTAGGATCTTGTACCATGAAGCTTAACGCTGCTGCAGAAATGCTTCCGCTAAGCTACCCAAGATGGAACAACATCCACCCGTTTGCTCCGCTTGAGCAGGCTCAGGGTTACCAGATAATGCTTAAAAAGCTAGAAGAGCAGCTTAATGTAATTACTGGTTTTGCCGGTACTACACTACAGCCTAACTCTGGTGCCCAGGGTGAATATGCAGGTTTAATGGTTATCCGCGCTTACCACCAGTCAAGAGGTGACAGCCACAGAGATATCGCCCTAATCCCTGCTTCAGCTCACGGTACTAACCCTGCTACCGCTACTATGGCAGGTATGAAAGTGGTTGTTACCAAAACAACTGAAGACGGAAACATTGATGTTGAAGACTTAAGAGCAAAAGCTGAGCAACATAAAGATAACCTTGCATGTTTAATGGTTACTTACCCGTCTACTCACGGTGTATATGAGGCTTCAATTAAAGAGGTAACTAAAATAATCCACGATAACGGCGGACAGGTTTATATGGATGGTGCTAACATGAATGCACAGGTAGGTTTAACTAATCCTGCTACAATTGGTGCAGACGTTTGCCACCTTAACCTGCACAAAACATTTGCTATCCCTCACGGTGGTGGTGGTCCTGGTGTTGGCCCGATATGTGTTGCTGCACACCTTGTTCCGTTCCTGCCTACAAACCCTGTAGTTGCTACAGGCGGTAATACTCCTATCACTGCAATTTCTGCAGCTCCATGGGGTTCTGCACTTGTATGCCTTATTTCTTACGGTTACATCACTATGCTGGGTGAAGAAGGCTTAACAAGCTCTACTCACCACGCTATACTTAATGCTAACTACATTAAAGAAAGACTAAAAGGTCATTATCAGACTTTATATACAGGCGAAATGGGCCGTGCTGCTCACGAGATGATTATTGAGTGCCGTCCGTTTAAACAAAATGGCATTGAGGTAACTGATATTGCTAAACGTTTAATGGACTACGGTTTCCACGCGCCAACAGTATCATTCCCGGTAGCTGGCACATTAATGATCGAGCCTACAGAGAGTGAAAACCTTGAAGAGCTTGACCGTTTTTGTGATGCAATGATTGCTATTCGTCAGGAAATTGAAGAGGCTTCTGCTGATGATAAAAACAACGTGCTTAAAAATTCTCCGCACACATTAGCAATGCTTACCTCTGATTCTTGGGATTTACCATACACAAGAGAGAAAGCTGCTTTCCCGCTTGAGTATTTAACAGAAAATAAATTCTGGCCAAGCGTAAGAAGAGTTGACGATGCTTATGGCGACCGTAACCTGGTTTGTTCATGTGCACCAATCGAAGCTTACATGGAAGAAAACAACTAA
- a CDS encoding GbsR/MarR family transcriptional regulator, with the protein MEFKEAKNKFVQTWGALGSQWGINKTMAQIHALLMVSNEPLSMEDIMEELQISRGNASMNIRALMDWGIVYKEFKHGERREFFTAEKDLDELAIKIAKERSKREIKPALKVLKEVSTGVEEKSAEAKYFAEQTDKLYEFVLKTDNIIEKATEYKDNWLTKLLMKMMK; encoded by the coding sequence ATGGAATTCAAGGAAGCAAAAAATAAGTTTGTACAAACCTGGGGAGCATTAGGTTCGCAATGGGGCATAAACAAAACTATGGCCCAAATACATGCACTGCTAATGGTAAGTAACGAACCGCTTTCTATGGAAGACATTATGGAGGAACTACAGATTTCACGAGGTAATGCCAGTATGAATATCCGTGCCCTTATGGACTGGGGCATTGTTTACAAAGAATTTAAGCACGGTGAACGCAGGGAGTTTTTCACGGCCGAGAAAGATCTTGACGAGCTTGCCATAAAAATAGCCAAAGAGCGCAGCAAGCGTGAAATAAAGCCTGCGCTTAAAGTACTGAAGGAAGTTTCTACCGGAGTTGAGGAAAAATCGGCAGAAGCAAAATATTTTGCAGAACAAACCGATAAGCTTTATGAGTTTGTACTAAAAACAGATAACATTATAGAAAAAGCCACAGAGTATAAAGACAACTGGCTTACCAAACTTTTAATGAAGATGATGAAATAA
- the purE gene encoding 5-(carboxyamino)imidazole ribonucleotide mutase: MKVAVVMGSISDMPVMQDAIDMLKEFGIETHVDIVSAHRTPEKLVDFSTNAHNNGISVIIAGAGGAAHLPGMVASMSPLPVIGVPVKSSNSIDGWDSVLSILQMPGGVPVATVALNGAKNAGILAAQIVGSHDKAVLDKIIAYKLKLKEAVLKAAEGLQK; encoded by the coding sequence ATGAAAGTAGCTGTAGTAATGGGCAGCATATCGGATATGCCGGTAATGCAGGACGCCATAGACATGTTAAAAGAGTTTGGTATAGAAACACACGTAGATATCGTTTCTGCTCACCGTACACCTGAAAAACTGGTAGACTTTAGTACAAATGCACACAACAACGGAATATCTGTAATTATTGCAGGTGCAGGTGGTGCAGCGCACTTACCGGGTATGGTAGCTTCTATGTCTCCGCTTCCTGTTATTGGTGTACCGGTTAAGTCAAGCAACTCTATTGACGGATGGGACAGCGTATTGTCTATACTACAAATGCCGGGTGGTGTACCGGTTGCAACGGTAGCACTTAACGGAGCTAAAAATGCAGGCATACTGGCAGCACAAATTGTGGGAAGCCATGACAAAGCTGTTTTAGATAAAATTATTGCTTACAAATTAAAACTTAAGGAAGCTGTTCTTAAAGCTGCCGAAGGCTTACAGAAATAA